One region of Clavibacter michiganensis subsp. tessellarius genomic DNA includes:
- a CDS encoding proteasome assembly chaperone family protein, translating into MADADGLYEIDTDIGEVPTGLPLVAGLTGFSDAGSGVSQVSAYLLDTLSHRDVLRFDTDTLLDYRARRPTIYFDQDHLADYRPARLALYLAHDEIGQPFLLLTGFEPDFRWEAFTAAVLGIVDRYRVSTTTWVHSIPMPVPHTRDINVTVSGNRTELIDALSVWKPHTQVPANALHLVEHRLHDAGHPVAGFVLLVPHYLADTEFPLAAVAALESISAATGLIFPTDRLREEGRDFVGRIDEQVAGNQELARLVTTLEERYDSYMEDTPLKSPLTDEDGALPSADEIAAELEKFLARRRPGDGEAV; encoded by the coding sequence ATGGCTGACGCGGACGGACTGTACGAGATCGACACCGACATCGGCGAGGTCCCGACAGGCCTCCCCCTCGTCGCCGGGCTCACCGGGTTCTCCGACGCCGGGTCCGGGGTCTCCCAGGTCAGCGCCTACCTCCTCGACACGCTGAGCCACCGCGACGTGCTCCGCTTCGACACCGACACCCTGCTCGACTACCGCGCCCGCCGTCCCACCATCTACTTCGACCAGGACCACCTCGCCGACTACCGTCCGGCGCGGCTCGCCCTCTACCTCGCGCACGACGAGATCGGCCAGCCGTTCCTCCTGCTCACGGGCTTCGAGCCGGACTTCCGCTGGGAGGCGTTCACGGCCGCCGTCCTCGGCATCGTCGACCGCTACCGCGTCTCGACCACCACGTGGGTGCACAGCATCCCGATGCCCGTGCCGCACACGCGCGACATCAACGTGACGGTGAGCGGGAACCGCACGGAGCTCATCGACGCGCTCTCAGTCTGGAAGCCGCACACGCAGGTGCCGGCGAACGCCCTGCACCTGGTGGAGCACCGCCTGCACGACGCCGGGCACCCCGTGGCCGGGTTCGTCCTGCTCGTGCCGCACTACCTGGCCGACACCGAGTTCCCGCTCGCCGCGGTGGCCGCGCTCGAGAGCATCAGCGCCGCGACCGGCCTGATCTTCCCCACCGACCGCCTGCGCGAGGAGGGCCGGGACTTCGTCGGCCGCATCGACGAGCAGGTCGCCGGCAACCAGGAGCTCGCCCGGCTCGTGACGACCCTCGAGGAGCGCTACGACAGCTACATGGAGGACACGCCCCTCAAGTCGCCGCTGACGGACGAGGACGGCGCGCTGCCCTCCGCAGACGAGATCGCCGCCGAGCTCGAGAAGTTCCTCGCGCGACGCCGACCGGGGGACGGCGAGGCGGTCTGA
- a CDS encoding leucyl aminopeptidase, giving the protein MTTPLLSVSPDRAVETSADVLVVAVSSDKEGIRVHAPEGLELDAADLVALGVTGGRDEVTRIGGTGTAARTVALVGVGSAPLDAVALRYAAGTATRQLRGIESVVLALPVSSLEELTAVLEGAALGVYAFDAYRHDSLAGQKARASAVTVAASDDSWTAEDADEAVARATAVADAVAGTKDLVNTPPLDLYPATFVDAVHARTADLPVDVRVWDEEALAADGFGGILGVGQGSTRPPRLVKVAYSPAGATRHLALVGKGITYDTGGISLKPAVPMIGMKYDMTGAASILEVVVAAARLELPVRLTAWLCIAENMPSGSAIRPDDVLRMRGGTTVEVLNTDAEGRLVMADGLVAASEEHPDAVIDIATLTGAQVVALGERYSAVMGDDELVARLLGVAREQGESMWGMPLPEEMRALLNSDVADIANVKPGNPAGGMLVAGVFLKEFVGRTSDAEDAPRIPWAHIDIAGPSHNKGGGHGFTGKGPTGVGVRTLLALAAGFTRA; this is encoded by the coding sequence ATGACCACACCCCTCCTCTCCGTGTCCCCCGACCGCGCCGTCGAGACCTCGGCCGACGTCCTCGTCGTCGCCGTCTCCTCCGACAAGGAGGGCATCCGCGTGCACGCCCCCGAGGGGCTCGAGCTGGATGCCGCCGACCTCGTCGCGCTCGGCGTGACCGGCGGACGGGACGAGGTCACGCGCATCGGCGGGACCGGCACGGCCGCCCGCACCGTCGCGCTCGTCGGCGTGGGCTCGGCCCCGCTGGACGCGGTGGCCCTCCGCTACGCCGCCGGCACGGCGACGCGCCAGCTGCGCGGGATCGAGAGCGTCGTGCTGGCGCTGCCCGTGTCCTCCCTCGAGGAGCTGACCGCCGTGCTCGAGGGCGCGGCGCTCGGGGTGTACGCCTTCGACGCCTACCGCCACGACTCCCTCGCGGGGCAGAAGGCGCGCGCCTCCGCCGTCACGGTCGCCGCGTCGGACGACTCGTGGACCGCCGAGGACGCCGACGAGGCGGTCGCGCGGGCGACCGCGGTCGCCGACGCCGTCGCCGGCACCAAGGACCTGGTCAACACCCCGCCGCTCGACCTCTACCCCGCCACGTTCGTCGACGCCGTGCACGCGCGCACCGCCGACCTGCCGGTGGACGTGCGCGTCTGGGACGAGGAGGCGCTCGCCGCGGACGGCTTCGGGGGCATCCTCGGGGTCGGCCAGGGATCCACCCGGCCGCCGCGCCTCGTCAAGGTCGCCTACTCCCCCGCAGGCGCCACGCGCCACCTGGCGCTCGTCGGCAAGGGCATCACCTACGACACCGGCGGCATCTCGCTGAAGCCCGCCGTGCCGATGATCGGGATGAAGTACGACATGACCGGCGCGGCCAGCATCCTCGAGGTCGTCGTCGCGGCGGCGCGCCTCGAGCTGCCCGTGCGGCTCACGGCCTGGCTCTGCATCGCGGAGAACATGCCATCGGGGTCGGCCATCCGCCCCGACGACGTCCTGCGCATGCGCGGCGGCACGACCGTCGAGGTGCTGAACACCGACGCGGAGGGGCGCCTCGTCATGGCGGACGGCCTCGTCGCGGCGAGCGAGGAGCACCCCGACGCGGTCATCGACATCGCCACCCTCACCGGTGCGCAGGTCGTCGCGCTCGGCGAGCGGTACTCCGCCGTGATGGGCGACGACGAGCTCGTGGCCCGGCTCCTCGGCGTCGCGCGCGAGCAGGGCGAGAGCATGTGGGGGATGCCGCTCCCCGAGGAGATGCGCGCGCTCCTCAACTCCGACGTGGCGGACATCGCCAACGTCAAGCCCGGCAACCCCGCGGGCGGCATGCTCGTCGCCGGCGTCTTCCTCAAGGAGTTCGTCGGACGCACGAGCGACGCCGAGGACGCCCCGCGCATCCCGTGGGCGCACATCGACATCGCCGGGCCCTCGCACAACAAGGGCGGCGGGCACGGGTTCACGGGCAAGGGCCCGACGGGCGTCGGGGTGCGCACGCTCCTCGCCCTGGCCGCCGGTTTTACACGCGCGTAG
- the sucB gene encoding 2-oxoglutarate dehydrogenase, E2 component, dihydrolipoamide succinyltransferase, whose product MSESVNLPALGESVTEGTVTRWLKNVGDHVEVDEPLLEVSTDKVDTEIPSPVAGVIEEILVQEDETVEVGAVLVRIGDGSGGGDAPAEQPEAEAEPEPVQQDEPAEDAVDDQVTPSTEADDDSEAPAPVEPEPAPAATQAPAAQEAPAPAPVAAAPAPAPAAAPAAPAPTAAPAPAASGNAGYVTPLVRKLANERGVDIASVTGTGVGGRIRKEDVLAAAEAAASAASASTPSAPAAPAAAPLETSPLRGTTAKMSRMRKLIADRAVVSMQSTAQLTSVVEVDVTKVARFRDRVKAEFVEKTGVKLSFLPFFALAAAEALRAYPVVNATVDGDSIVYPDHENISIAVDTERGLLTPVVKDAEGKNLAQFATEIADLAARTRDNKLSPDELAGGTFTLTNTGSRGALFDTPVVFLPQSAILGTGIVTKRPVVITADGQDTIAIRSTVYLALSYDHRIVDGADASRFLVAVKNRLEAGAFDADLGI is encoded by the coding sequence ATGAGCGAATCCGTCAACCTCCCCGCACTCGGCGAGAGCGTCACCGAGGGCACGGTGACCCGCTGGCTCAAGAACGTCGGCGACCACGTCGAGGTGGACGAGCCCCTCCTCGAGGTCTCGACCGACAAGGTCGACACCGAGATCCCCTCCCCCGTGGCGGGCGTGATCGAGGAGATCCTCGTGCAGGAGGACGAGACCGTCGAGGTCGGCGCCGTCCTCGTGCGCATCGGCGACGGCTCCGGCGGCGGCGACGCCCCCGCCGAGCAGCCCGAGGCCGAGGCCGAGCCCGAGCCCGTGCAGCAGGACGAGCCAGCCGAGGACGCCGTCGACGACCAGGTGACCCCGTCCACGGAGGCGGACGACGACTCCGAGGCGCCCGCGCCCGTCGAGCCCGAGCCCGCACCCGCCGCCACGCAGGCTCCTGCCGCCCAGGAGGCGCCGGCTCCCGCGCCCGTCGCCGCGGCTCCTGCCCCCGCGCCTGCCGCGGCTCCGGCGGCTCCGGCGCCTACCGCGGCTCCCGCCCCGGCCGCCTCCGGCAACGCCGGCTACGTGACGCCGCTCGTGCGCAAGCTCGCGAACGAGCGCGGCGTCGACATCGCGTCCGTCACGGGCACCGGCGTCGGCGGACGAATCCGCAAGGAGGACGTCCTCGCGGCGGCCGAGGCCGCGGCCTCCGCCGCGAGCGCCTCGACGCCGTCGGCTCCCGCCGCTCCGGCCGCCGCTCCCCTCGAGACGTCTCCGCTGCGCGGCACGACGGCCAAGATGTCGCGCATGCGCAAGCTCATCGCCGACCGCGCCGTCGTCTCCATGCAGTCGACGGCGCAGCTCACGAGCGTCGTCGAGGTGGACGTCACCAAGGTCGCGCGCTTCCGCGACCGCGTGAAGGCCGAGTTCGTCGAGAAGACGGGCGTCAAGCTCTCCTTCCTCCCGTTCTTCGCGCTGGCCGCCGCGGAGGCGCTGCGCGCCTACCCGGTCGTCAACGCGACCGTCGACGGCGACAGCATCGTCTACCCGGACCACGAGAACATCAGCATCGCGGTCGACACCGAGCGCGGCCTGCTCACCCCCGTGGTCAAGGACGCCGAGGGCAAGAACCTCGCGCAGTTCGCGACCGAGATCGCCGACCTCGCCGCCCGCACGCGCGACAACAAGCTGTCGCCGGACGAGCTGGCCGGCGGCACGTTCACGCTCACCAACACGGGTTCGCGCGGCGCGCTGTTCGACACGCCGGTGGTCTTCCTCCCGCAGTCGGCCATCCTCGGCACGGGCATCGTCACGAAGCGTCCCGTCGTGATCACGGCCGACGGCCAGGACACGATCGCCATCCGCTCCACGGTGTACCTGGCGCTCTCGTACGACCACCGCATCGTCGACGGCGCGGACGCCTCGCGCTTCCTCGTCGCGGTGAAGAACCGCCTCGAGGCCGGCGCCTTCGACGCCGACCTCGGCATCTAG
- a CDS encoding MFS transporter: MSTRRARIVFGVATVAYLSSVLQRGSLGVAAVEAGDRFHVSAALLSTLAVTQLIVYAALQIPVGVLIDRVGPRALLAGGALLMVAGQLTLAFSTTLEVAVAGRVLVGAGDAMTFVSGLRLINAWYSGPRVPVLSQWFANVGQLGQVLSAVPLSLVLHTAGWTPAFVGSASVAVVALVAVAVAVRDRPAGDPPPPRVPWADSMRELGRSLRRPGTRLGFWSHFVTQSPGGVFSLLWGFPFLVGGLGYSPALASGLLIVIVASGMVVGPVIGILTGRFPFRRSNLVLGIVVMMGAAWALVLLWPGVPPLGAVLVMVVAIGIGGTGSQVGLDFARTFNPPRSLGAASGVVNVGGFTASFTTMLLIGIALDVQDGIRVAGGAASDLYSLDAFRLAFAVQYLVVGFGVVMLVRTRRRTRRAMADEGMRVGPLWVAYLDRRRRRRA; the protein is encoded by the coding sequence ATGAGCACACGCCGCGCCCGGATCGTCTTCGGCGTCGCCACCGTCGCCTACCTCTCCTCCGTCCTGCAGCGGGGGTCGCTCGGCGTCGCGGCCGTCGAGGCGGGCGACCGGTTCCACGTCTCCGCGGCGCTGCTGTCCACGCTCGCCGTCACCCAGCTCATCGTGTACGCGGCCCTGCAGATCCCCGTCGGCGTGCTCATCGACCGGGTCGGCCCCCGCGCGCTCCTCGCCGGCGGCGCCCTCCTCATGGTCGCCGGGCAGCTGACGCTCGCCTTCTCCACGACCCTCGAGGTGGCCGTCGCGGGACGCGTGCTGGTGGGCGCCGGGGACGCCATGACCTTCGTGTCGGGGCTCCGCCTCATCAACGCCTGGTACTCCGGGCCGCGGGTCCCCGTGCTCTCGCAGTGGTTCGCGAACGTCGGGCAGCTGGGGCAGGTGCTCTCGGCCGTCCCCCTCTCGCTCGTGCTGCACACCGCCGGCTGGACCCCGGCCTTCGTCGGCTCCGCATCGGTCGCGGTCGTGGCGCTGGTCGCCGTCGCGGTCGCGGTGCGGGACCGCCCGGCGGGGGATCCGCCTCCTCCCCGGGTGCCGTGGGCCGACTCGATGCGGGAGCTCGGGCGGAGCCTGCGCCGGCCGGGGACGCGCCTCGGCTTCTGGTCGCACTTCGTGACGCAGTCGCCCGGCGGCGTGTTCAGCCTGCTCTGGGGGTTCCCGTTCCTCGTCGGGGGACTCGGCTACAGCCCGGCGCTCGCCTCCGGGCTCCTCATCGTCATCGTGGCCTCGGGAATGGTGGTCGGCCCGGTCATCGGGATCCTCACGGGGCGGTTCCCGTTCCGCCGCTCGAACCTCGTCCTCGGCATCGTCGTGATGATGGGCGCGGCCTGGGCGCTCGTGCTCCTCTGGCCCGGCGTCCCGCCGCTCGGGGCGGTGCTCGTGATGGTCGTGGCGATCGGGATCGGCGGGACGGGATCGCAGGTCGGCCTCGACTTCGCCCGCACGTTCAACCCGCCGCGGAGCCTCGGCGCGGCCTCTGGCGTGGTCAACGTCGGCGGCTTCACCGCGAGCTTCACGACCATGCTGCTCATCGGCATCGCCCTGGACGTGCAGGACGGCATCCGGGTGGCCGGCGGCGCGGCGAGCGACCTCTACTCCCTCGACGCGTTCCGGCTCGCGTTCGCGGTGCAGTACCTCGTGGTCGGGTTCGGCGTCGTCATGCTCGTCCGCACCCGGCGTCGCACCCGTCGGGCGATGGCCGACGAGGGAATGCGGGTGGGGCCCCTGTGGGTTGCCTACCTCGACAGGCGACGCCGCCGCCGCGCGTGA
- a CDS encoding protein kinase domain-containing protein produces the protein MYLGRPTAPHGTSDGSSGNVAVKVVPASRRSRGDTEILALQAVDSEHVVHLLDVASLADGGVCLVQSLCARGTAAALVGRRGELTPGEVCTLLTSVLRGLGDLHQVGVAHGALDLTHVLLDATGRPILGGLGSAQLPGGAPGDEPAAGRHHGMDPMAEDLARVARMAAALWTPGRPTARSTDASWDDWLATLDDAVHGESDLTAHDLADRLLEIADAAPLADVASDGPGDDRGPVGGTAGSGDDPAVLVRRPEPERRGRRREPSTSRDASARARRHRAPQETPIRRTRARLRGAVATVRQEMALVRPRVWMGGAAALLVAASGAVAVPMLGAAAHGAPQAVVGPTMPSADPEADGGTTDAVPPDAAPLQPDVDAASSPDPDVAAPALLRLRADCLRSSQDGCLGGVDQPDSAMEDADRSRARTGSADAAALHATDRLDPAQRLGDSALITLHGDADAPRRRPASLLMVRGEAGWRIRDLMDDR, from the coding sequence GTGTACCTCGGGCGTCCGACGGCGCCGCACGGCACCTCCGACGGGTCGTCAGGCAACGTCGCCGTCAAGGTGGTCCCCGCCTCGCGGCGGAGCCGCGGGGACACCGAGATCCTCGCGCTCCAGGCGGTCGACTCGGAGCACGTCGTGCACCTGCTCGACGTCGCGTCCCTCGCCGACGGCGGCGTGTGCCTCGTACAGTCCCTGTGCGCTCGCGGCACGGCCGCAGCGCTCGTGGGCAGGAGGGGCGAGCTGACGCCCGGGGAGGTGTGCACCCTGCTGACCTCCGTCCTGCGGGGCCTCGGCGACCTCCACCAGGTCGGTGTCGCGCACGGCGCGCTCGACCTCACGCACGTCCTCCTCGACGCGACGGGACGCCCGATCCTCGGCGGGCTCGGGTCCGCGCAGCTGCCGGGTGGAGCCCCAGGCGACGAGCCGGCAGCCGGACGCCACCACGGAATGGACCCGATGGCGGAGGACCTGGCGCGGGTGGCGCGCATGGCGGCGGCGCTCTGGACGCCCGGCAGGCCGACGGCGCGCTCGACCGACGCCTCCTGGGACGACTGGCTCGCCACGCTGGACGACGCGGTGCACGGCGAATCGGACCTCACCGCCCACGACCTCGCCGATCGGCTGCTGGAGATCGCGGACGCGGCTCCGCTGGCGGACGTGGCGTCCGACGGCCCCGGCGACGACCGGGGCCCGGTGGGCGGGACGGCCGGCTCCGGGGACGACCCGGCGGTCCTCGTGCGTCGACCCGAGCCCGAGCGGCGAGGGAGGCGACGGGAGCCGTCCACGAGCAGGGACGCCTCCGCCCGAGCCCGCCGGCACCGGGCTCCCCAGGAGACCCCCATTCGGCGGACGCGCGCCCGTCTCCGTGGAGCCGTCGCGACCGTCCGACAGGAGATGGCCCTCGTGCGCCCACGCGTGTGGATGGGCGGCGCGGCCGCGCTCCTCGTCGCCGCCTCGGGCGCCGTGGCCGTGCCGATGCTGGGGGCCGCCGCGCACGGGGCCCCGCAGGCGGTCGTCGGACCGACGATGCCGTCCGCGGACCCGGAGGCCGACGGCGGGACGACCGATGCGGTGCCGCCGGACGCCGCCCCGCTGCAGCCCGACGTCGACGCCGCATCCTCCCCGGACCCCGACGTCGCCGCACCGGCCCTGCTGCGCCTCCGGGCCGACTGCCTGCGCTCCTCCCAGGACGGGTGCCTCGGCGGGGTGGATCAGCCGGACTCCGCGATGGAGGATGCCGACCGCTCCCGGGCGCGCACGGGATCCGCGGACGCGGCTGCCCTGCACGCGACGGACCGCCTGGATCCGGCCCAGCGCCTCGGCGACTCGGCGCTGATCACGCTGCACGGGGACGCCGACGCCCCCCGACGCCGACCGGCCTCCCTCCTGATGGTCAGGGGGGAGGCCGGGTGGCGGATCCGCGACCTGATGGACGACCGGTGA
- a CDS encoding DnaJ domain-containing protein, with translation MDPVSAAALLGVDVDADRTAVRRAYARRARDTHPDRLPGATPQQLRSAHERFVQLTLARDALLIPREAASPRPAAAASARPAPAGAYRGDRPAASPAPERRHPYGRSRRELARRGLGPSIAAVCGLAGILVVLVTFQDSTRAQFTTIGADLTQGAVVVPVLDPASRASECVDPTSCTLLDMTAPEDCSAALARFEVTTGRSDDGRETESRELGAVRAGSPARVVLGGVDPELVYLGCEPG, from the coding sequence ATGGATCCCGTCTCCGCCGCGGCTCTCCTCGGCGTCGACGTGGACGCCGATCGGACGGCCGTCCGCCGCGCCTACGCCCGCCGGGCCCGGGACACGCATCCCGACCGGCTCCCCGGCGCGACGCCGCAGCAGCTCCGCTCGGCGCACGAGCGGTTCGTGCAGCTGACCCTCGCGCGGGACGCGCTGCTGATCCCCCGCGAAGCGGCGTCGCCCCGACCGGCAGCGGCGGCGTCGGCGCGTCCGGCCCCCGCGGGCGCTTACCGCGGCGATCGACCGGCCGCCTCCCCGGCGCCGGAGCGGCGGCACCCCTACGGACGGTCCCGCCGCGAGCTCGCCCGTCGGGGACTGGGCCCGTCGATCGCCGCGGTGTGCGGCCTCGCCGGCATCCTGGTGGTCCTCGTGACGTTCCAGGACTCGACGCGCGCGCAGTTCACGACGATCGGCGCCGACCTCACGCAGGGCGCGGTCGTCGTGCCGGTCCTCGACCCGGCCTCGCGGGCCAGCGAGTGCGTCGACCCGACGTCGTGCACGCTGCTGGACATGACGGCGCCCGAGGACTGCAGCGCGGCGCTCGCGCGCTTCGAGGTGACCACGGGACGCTCGGACGACGGCCGCGAGACCGAGAGCCGCGAGCTGGGCGCGGTCCGCGCCGGGTCGCCTGCGCGCGTGGTGCTCGGAGGGGTCGACCCGGAGCTGGTCTACCTGGGGTGCGAGCCCGGCTGA
- a CDS encoding DUF4191 domain-containing protein, whose translation MARKTASPKAPKEPGRIKQMWQVFQMTRRYDKSSVWWMLLALLGPIVVGILLAVFATGGNWLTAILFVIAGVFAGVLAFLIVLGRKAERAAYLQIKGQPGAVGVVLRSSLKRGWVGSEMPVAVNGKSQDAVYRAVGRPGVALIGEGPKSRTTRMLEDERRKIARVLPNVPVHFVFVGPDADSVELHKLAGRLQRFPRTITKAEVLAVNNRLTSLGQNSMPIPKGVDPFKVRPSRAR comes from the coding sequence ATGGCCCGCAAGACAGCCTCTCCGAAGGCACCCAAGGAACCCGGCCGCATCAAGCAGATGTGGCAGGTCTTCCAGATGACCCGGCGCTACGACAAGAGCTCGGTCTGGTGGATGCTCCTCGCGCTGCTCGGGCCCATCGTCGTCGGCATCCTCCTCGCGGTCTTCGCGACGGGCGGGAACTGGCTCACGGCCATCCTCTTCGTCATCGCGGGCGTCTTCGCCGGAGTCCTCGCATTCCTCATCGTCCTCGGGCGCAAGGCGGAGCGCGCGGCCTACCTCCAGATCAAGGGCCAGCCCGGCGCCGTCGGCGTCGTGCTCCGCAGCTCCCTGAAGCGCGGCTGGGTCGGCAGCGAGATGCCCGTCGCCGTCAACGGCAAGTCGCAGGACGCCGTGTACCGCGCCGTCGGGCGGCCGGGCGTCGCCCTCATCGGCGAGGGGCCGAAGAGCCGCACCACGCGCATGCTCGAGGACGAGCGGCGCAAGATCGCGCGCGTCCTCCCCAACGTGCCCGTCCACTTCGTCTTCGTCGGCCCGGACGCGGACTCGGTCGAGCTGCACAAGCTCGCGGGTCGTCTGCAGCGCTTCCCCCGCACCATCACCAAGGCCGAGGTGCTGGCCGTCAACAACCGGCTGACCTCGCTCGGACAGAACAGCATGCCGATCCCCAAGGGCGTGGACCCCTTCAAGGTGCGCCCGTCGCGCGCCCGCTGA
- the lpdA gene encoding dihydrolipoyl dehydrogenase, translating to MSEQNFDVVVLGGGSGGYAAALRAVQLGKTVGLVEKGKLGGTCLHRGCIPTKALLHSAEVADVSRESEKYGVNVTFDGVDIARVTAYREAIVASKYKGLQGLIKARGITVIEGEGRLTSGTTVQVGDQTITGKSVVLATGSYSRTLPGLEIGGRVITSEQALELDYIPKKVAILGGGVIGVEFASVWRSFGVDVQIIEALPHLVPNEEESISKQFERAFRKRGIAFSLGVRFKSVTQDDQGVQVTLEDGTAFDADILLVAVGRGPATQGLGFEEAGVKTDRGFVLTDERLQTSVPGVYAVGDIVPGLQLAHRGFQQGIFVAEEIAGNKPVVVEDINIPKVTYSDPEVASVGYSEAKAVEKFGADKVSSYEYNLGGNGKSSIIGTAGSVKVVRVQDGPVVGIHMIGARVGELIGEGQLIVNWEAYPEDVANLVHAHPTQNEALGEAHLALAGTPLHAL from the coding sequence GTGTCGGAACAGAACTTTGACGTGGTGGTGCTCGGCGGCGGGAGCGGTGGCTACGCAGCCGCCCTCCGCGCGGTTCAGCTGGGCAAGACCGTGGGCCTCGTGGAGAAGGGCAAGCTGGGCGGCACCTGCCTCCACCGCGGCTGCATCCCCACGAAGGCGCTCCTGCACTCGGCCGAGGTGGCCGACGTGTCGCGGGAGTCGGAGAAGTACGGCGTCAACGTCACGTTCGACGGGGTCGATATCGCGCGCGTCACGGCGTACCGCGAGGCCATCGTCGCCAGCAAGTACAAGGGTCTCCAGGGCCTGATCAAGGCCCGCGGCATCACCGTCATCGAGGGCGAGGGCCGCCTCACGTCCGGCACGACCGTGCAGGTCGGCGACCAGACCATCACCGGGAAGAGCGTCGTCCTCGCCACCGGCTCGTACTCGCGCACCCTCCCCGGCCTCGAGATCGGCGGCCGCGTCATCACGAGCGAGCAGGCCCTCGAGCTCGACTACATCCCGAAGAAGGTCGCCATCCTCGGCGGCGGCGTCATCGGCGTCGAGTTCGCGTCCGTCTGGCGCTCCTTCGGCGTCGACGTGCAGATCATCGAGGCGCTCCCCCACCTCGTGCCGAACGAGGAGGAGTCGATCAGCAAGCAGTTCGAGCGCGCCTTCCGCAAGCGCGGCATCGCGTTCTCGCTCGGCGTGCGCTTCAAGTCGGTCACGCAGGACGACCAGGGCGTGCAGGTCACGCTCGAGGACGGCACCGCGTTCGACGCCGACATCCTGCTCGTGGCCGTCGGCCGCGGACCGGCGACCCAGGGCCTGGGCTTCGAGGAGGCGGGCGTGAAGACCGACCGCGGCTTCGTGCTGACGGACGAGCGCCTCCAGACCAGCGTCCCCGGCGTCTACGCCGTCGGCGACATCGTCCCCGGCCTCCAGCTCGCGCACCGCGGCTTCCAGCAGGGCATCTTCGTCGCCGAGGAGATCGCGGGCAACAAGCCCGTCGTCGTCGAGGACATCAACATCCCCAAGGTCACCTACTCCGACCCCGAGGTCGCGAGCGTCGGCTACAGCGAGGCGAAGGCCGTCGAGAAGTTCGGCGCCGACAAGGTCTCCAGCTACGAGTACAACCTCGGCGGCAACGGCAAGAGCTCGATCATCGGCACGGCCGGATCCGTGAAGGTCGTGCGGGTGCAGGACGGCCCGGTCGTCGGCATCCACATGATCGGCGCGCGCGTCGGCGAGCTCATCGGCGAGGGCCAGCTCATCGTGAACTGGGAGGCCTACCCCGAGGACGTCGCCAACCTGGTCCACGCCCACCCCACTCAGAACGAGGCGCTCGGAGAGGCCCACCTGGCCCTCGCCGGCACCCCGCTGCACGCCCTGTAG